A window of the Chaetodon trifascialis isolate fChaTrf1 chromosome 9, fChaTrf1.hap1, whole genome shotgun sequence genome harbors these coding sequences:
- the LOC139336798 gene encoding olfactory receptor 11A1-like, with translation MMENSTQFSYFTFTAYFDSGHLKYLFFVILMSLYILIVCANLLLIVVICLNRSLHEPMYLFLCSLFVNELYGSSGLFPFLLLQILSDVHTVSASFCFLQIYCLFSYGAGEFANLAIMSYDRYLAICYPLQYNSYMTTKRVVVLISLSWLYSLLAITVLISLIVPLQLCGNIINKVYCDNYSIIKLACSDTTVINIYGLIYATFTISCPSSLIFYTYMKILKVCFSGSKQTRQKAVSTCAPHLTSLFNFSVGAFFEIVQSRFNMNGLPNMLRVFLSLYFLTCQPLFTPVMYGLNMSKIRIICKSLVCGEM, from the coding sequence ATGATGGAAAACTCAACTCAGTTCTCGTACTTTACATTTACTGCCTACTTTGACAGTGGCCATttaaaatatctattttttGTCATTCTTATGTCGCTATATATTTTAATAGTTTGTGCCAACCTGTTGCTCATCGTGGTGATCTGCCTGAACAGAAGCTTACATGAGCCCATGTACCTGTTCCTGTGCAGCCTGTTTGTCAATGAGCTGTATGGGAGTTCAGGCTTGTTTCCGTTCCTCCTGCTTCAGATCCTCTCGGACGTTcacactgtttctgcttcattttgCTTCCTGCagatttactgtttattttcttatGGCGCTGGGGAATTTGCCAATTTAGCCATCATGTCTTACGACAGATATCTGGCGATCTGTTATCCTCTGCAGTATAACTCATATATGACAACTAAGAGGGTTGTTGTGCTTATTTCTCTGAGTTGGTTATACTCTCTTCTTGCAATTACTGTTCTGATATCCTTAATTGTGCCTTTACAGCTGTGTGGGAACATCATCAACAAAGTGTACTGTGACAACTACTCCATCATTAAATTGGCCTGCTCTGACACAACAGTTATTAACATCTATGGACTCATTTACGCCACTTTCACAATCTCATGTCCTTCATCTCTGATCTTCTACACGTACATGAAGATtcttaaagtgtgtttttctggttcCAAACAGACCAGACAGAAAGCAGTCAGTACCTGTGCTCCTCACCTCACTTCCCTCTTCAACTTTTCTGTTGGGGCTTTCTTTGAAATAGTCCAGAGTCGGTTTAACATGAACGGTTTACCCAACATGTTACGAGTATTTCTGTCATTATACTTTCTTACATGTCAGCCCCTTTTCACCCCTGTAATGTATGGACTCAATATGTCCAAAATTCGTATCATATGTAAAAGTCTGGTCTGCGGTGAAATGTAG
- the LOC139335969 gene encoding olfactory receptor 11A1-like — protein sequence MENSTQFSYFTFTAYFDSGHLKYLFFVILMSLYILIVCANLLLIVVICVNRSLHEPMYLFLCSLFVNELYGSSGLFPFLLLQILSDVHTVSASRCFLQNFCLYSYGTGEFVILAVMSYDRYLAICYPLQYNSRMTTKRVVVLISLSWLYSLLATTILISSIVHLQLCGNIINKVSCDIYSIIKLACSDTTILNIYGLIYGTFTISCPSSLIFYTYMKILKVCFSGSKQTRQKAVSTCAPHLASLFNFSFGCFFTIVHTRLNMNSFPNILRIFLSLYFLTWLRQITNYKPKASQSINDRHLANDLNEFYCRFESCTSSHQSVKLLKFVDDTTLIGLTSDGDESAYSTMDLPSGFFNILMHEDDKKLAFLGHVINGEGVAVDPAKVEVITKMTVRDLMEDDECTPSVRRIKSFLGMRLLEEPYPTLIQEANGIEEDSV from the exons ATGGAAAACTCAACTCAGTTCTCGTACTTCACATTTACTGCCTACTTTGACAGCGGCCATttaaaatatctattttttGTCATTCTTATGTCGCTATATATTTTAATAGTTTGTGCCAACCTGTTGCTCATCGTGGTGATCTGTGTGAACAGAAGCTTAC ATGAGCCCATGTACCTGTTCCTGTGCAGCCTGTTTGTCAATGAGCTGTATGGGAGTTCAGGCTTGTTTCCGTTCCTCCTGCTTCAGATCCTCTCGGACGTTcacactgtttctgcttcacGTTGCTTCCTGCAGAATTTCTGTTTGTACTCTTATGGCACTGGGGAATTTGTCATTTTAGCTGTCATGTCTTACGACAGATATCTGGCGATCTGTTATCCTCTGCAGTATAACTCACGTATGACAACTAAGAGGGTTGTTGTGCTTATTTCTCTGAGTTGGTTATACTCTCTTCTTGCAACTACTATTCTGATATCCTCAATTGTGCATTTACAGCTGTGTGGGAACATCATCAACAAAGTGTCCTGTGACATCTACTCCATCATTAAATTGGCCTGCTCTGACACAACAATTCTTAACATCTATGGACTCATTTATGGAACTTTCACAATCTCATGTCCTTCATCTCTGATCTTCTACACGTACATGAAGATtcttaaagtgtgtttttctggttcCAAACAGACCAGACAGAAAGCAGTCAGTACCTGTGCTCCTCACCTCGCTTCCCTCTTCAActtttcttttggctgtttctttACAATAGTCCATACTCGGCTCAATATGAACAGTTTTCCCAACATATTACGAATATTTCTGTCATTATACTTTCTTACAT ggcttaggcaaatcaccaactacaagcctaaagcctCCCAGTCCATCAACGATCGAcacctagccaacgacctgaatgagttctactgccgctttgaaag ctgcacctccagtcatcagtctgtcaagctcctgaagtttgtggACGACACCACTCTCATCGGACTCACCTCTGATGgtgacgagtccgcctacag caccatggacctCCCTTCTGGCTTCTTCAACATTCTGATGCATGAAGACGACAAGAA GTTGGCCTTCCTTGGCCATGTCATTAATGGCGAGGGTGTTGCTGTCGACCCTGCCAAAGTGGAGGTTATCACCAAGATGACAGTTCGAGACCTTATGGAGGATGATGAGTGCACGCCTTCTGTCCGCAGAATCAAATCATTCCTTGGCATG aggctgctggaggaaCCATATCCCACTCTGATTCAGGAAGCTAACGGGATAGAGGAGGACTCTGTGTAG